A single genomic interval of Pan paniscus chromosome 18, NHGRI_mPanPan1-v2.0_pri, whole genome shotgun sequence harbors:
- the LOC100982577 gene encoding uncharacterized protein LOC100982577 yields the protein MGARRQPRAPAPGPRLRVRAQHPGKVGGRRWRKDARAVSRHGRGNCGAFAILSPSPYLRPRGRAHHPPSRLGGGRAPSWPPPSRPLNSPGDCGYCHRLASTASSRSTQMRTVGGEKGQTLLPANRRCRSRGLTKMAAAVSAATTTTTTTTRSESLSPARPVFSRETITQ from the exons ATGGGCGCGCGCCGACAGCCTCGCGCACCGGCCCCGGGGCCCCGGCTGAGGGTGCGCGCGCAGCACCCCGGGAAGGTGGGGGGGAGGCGGTGGCGGAAAGATGCGCGCGCAGTCAGCCGTCATGGGAGGGGGAACTGTGGGGCGTTCGCCATCTTGTCTCCCTCTCCTTACCTGCGTCCTCGGGGGCGTGCGCACCACCCCCCCTCCCGCCTAGGAGGGGGGAGGGCCCCCTCTTGGCCACCGCCTTCGCGGCCTTTAAACTCCCCTGGAGACTGCGGCTACTGCCACCGCCTTGCCTCCACTGCCTCTTCTCGCAGCACACAGATGCGGACGGTGGGTGGGGAAAAAGGGCAGACGCTACTCCCAGCGAACCGCCGCTGCCGCTCCCGAGGCCTCACCAAAATGGCCGCCGCCGTCTcggccgccaccaccaccactaccaccaccactcgCTCGGAATCGCTATCGCCGGCGCGGCCCGTCTTCTCGCGAGAGACA ATCACCCAGTAA